A region from the Anaeromyxobacter diazotrophicus genome encodes:
- the grxC gene encoding glutaredoxin 3: MPKVQVYSKQQCPYCVRAKALLQKKGVAYEEIDVEHDDAKRAWLVEASGQRTVPQIFVDGRPLGGFSDVDALDRQGKLDAILRGEAA, translated from the coding sequence ATGCCCAAGGTCCAGGTCTACAGCAAGCAGCAGTGCCCCTACTGCGTCCGCGCCAAGGCGCTCCTGCAGAAGAAGGGCGTCGCCTACGAGGAGATCGACGTCGAGCACGACGACGCGAAGCGCGCCTGGCTGGTGGAGGCGAGCGGCCAGCGCACGGTGCCGCAGATCTTCGTGGACGGCCGGCCGCTCGGCGGCTTCTCCGACGTGGACGCGCTCGACCGGCAGGGCAAGCTCGACGCCATCCTGCGCGGCGAGGCCGCGTAG
- a CDS encoding M2 family metallopeptidase produces MPTPALALLVLLAASPAAPAAPTAAEARAFVARANAEAKDLLTRQSTADWVRQTYITDDTERLSAWASEALMAFQSRAVPEASRLAQAKGLDAETARALYLVRTASTLPAPSDPAKRAELATLAARLDSAYGKGKWCGKDGHAPCRDLEQLSEVMRKSRSWDELLDAWYGWHTIAPAMRADYTRLVALGNEGAREIGFGDLGELWRAGYDMTPAEFAQETDRLWAQVKPLYDELHCYVRGKLQERYGKDRVPDGKPIPAHLLGNMWAQEWGNVYDLAAPPGAAASVAKLDVSGALERKGFDPVRMVKLGEGFYTSLGLDPLPASFWERSMFVKPRDREVVCHASAWDVTFSDDLRVKMCIKPTADDLVTIHHELGHDYYFQSYWRLPVIFQQGANDGFHEAIGDAIALSVTPAYLKRVGVLDELPPTDEAGLVAIQLREAMDKVAFLPFGLLIDRWRWDVFSGKTPPAQYDAAWWALRRKYQGVDAPVARSEADFDPGAKYHIPANVPYTRYFLARIYQFQFHRALCQAAGQQGPLHACSIYGNKAAGKRLHEMLALGASKPWPEAMYALTGQRQADASALLDYFAPLRSWLQAQNRGRKCGW; encoded by the coding sequence ATGCCGACCCCCGCGCTCGCGCTCCTCGTGCTCCTCGCCGCTTCGCCCGCCGCCCCCGCCGCGCCCACCGCCGCCGAGGCGCGGGCGTTCGTCGCGCGCGCGAACGCCGAGGCGAAGGACCTCCTCACCCGGCAGTCGACCGCCGACTGGGTGCGCCAGACGTACATCACGGACGACACCGAGCGGCTGTCCGCCTGGGCGAGCGAGGCGCTCATGGCGTTCCAGTCGCGCGCCGTGCCCGAGGCGAGCCGGCTGGCCCAGGCGAAGGGGCTCGACGCCGAGACGGCGCGGGCGCTCTACCTCGTCCGCACCGCGAGCACGCTCCCGGCGCCGAGCGATCCCGCCAAGCGCGCGGAGCTGGCGACCCTGGCCGCGCGGCTCGACTCCGCCTACGGCAAGGGGAAGTGGTGCGGGAAGGACGGGCACGCCCCCTGCCGCGACCTCGAGCAGCTCTCGGAGGTCATGCGCAAGAGCCGGAGCTGGGACGAGCTCCTCGATGCCTGGTACGGCTGGCACACCATCGCCCCGGCCATGCGCGCCGACTACACGCGCCTGGTGGCGCTGGGCAACGAGGGCGCGCGCGAGATCGGCTTCGGCGACCTGGGGGAGCTGTGGCGGGCCGGCTACGACATGACCCCGGCAGAGTTCGCGCAGGAGACGGACCGGCTGTGGGCCCAGGTGAAGCCGCTCTACGACGAGCTGCACTGCTACGTGCGCGGCAAGCTGCAGGAGCGCTACGGCAAGGACCGCGTCCCCGACGGCAAGCCGATCCCCGCCCACCTGCTCGGCAACATGTGGGCGCAGGAGTGGGGCAACGTGTACGACCTGGCGGCCCCGCCCGGCGCGGCCGCCTCGGTGGCGAAGCTCGACGTCTCCGGCGCGCTCGAGCGCAAGGGGTTCGACCCGGTGAGGATGGTGAAGCTGGGCGAGGGGTTCTACACCTCGCTCGGGCTCGACCCGCTGCCGGCGTCCTTCTGGGAGCGCTCGATGTTCGTGAAGCCGCGCGACCGGGAGGTGGTCTGCCACGCCAGCGCGTGGGACGTCACCTTCTCCGACGACCTGCGCGTGAAGATGTGCATCAAGCCGACCGCCGACGATCTCGTCACCATCCACCACGAGCTCGGCCACGACTATTACTTCCAGTCGTACTGGCGGCTGCCGGTGATCTTCCAGCAGGGCGCGAACGACGGCTTCCACGAGGCCATCGGGGACGCCATCGCGCTCTCCGTCACGCCGGCCTATCTGAAGAGGGTCGGCGTGCTCGACGAGCTGCCGCCCACCGACGAGGCCGGCCTGGTCGCGATCCAGCTGCGGGAGGCGATGGACAAGGTCGCCTTCCTGCCCTTCGGCCTGCTCATCGATCGGTGGCGGTGGGACGTGTTCTCCGGGAAGACGCCGCCCGCGCAGTACGACGCGGCCTGGTGGGCGCTCCGGCGCAAGTACCAGGGCGTGGACGCGCCGGTGGCGCGCAGCGAGGCCGACTTCGACCCTGGCGCGAAGTACCACATCCCGGCCAACGTGCCCTACACGCGCTACTTCCTGGCGCGCATCTATCAGTTCCAGTTCCACCGCGCGCTGTGCCAGGCGGCGGGCCAGCAGGGGCCGCTCCACGCCTGCTCCATCTACGGGAACAAGGCGGCCGGGAAGCGCCTGCACGAGATGCTCGCGCTGGGCGCGTCGAAGCCGTGGCCGGAGGCGATGTACGCGCTCACCGGACAGCGGCAGGCCGACGCGTCCGCCCTCCTCGACTACTTCGCCCCGCTGCGGAGCTGGCTCCAGGCGCAGAACCGCGGGCGAAAGTGCGGGTGGTAG
- a CDS encoding RluA family pseudouridine synthase → MIPQTAAEKLLVPGEDAGERLDRFLARALSVQVERARALVAQGRVRIRGRTCSPHRKLFGGEEVEVTRPAPRAAAAAADEPALAALFDDPDCLVVDKPAGLPVEPARPGAPSAVGAASRLGRFDVAGRALPGLAHRLDRDTSGCLLLARHDRALAALKGAFEAGRVEKSYLALVAGTPPDEGRLDTPYARDPADPRRFTGRVASARRARLRYRVRERLRGAALVEVRLETGRTHQIRVQLSEAGYPVLGDAVYGVAAPGLARQALHAWRLAFPAPSGAAVAVEAPVPADLARAVAALREEPRG, encoded by the coding sequence GTGATCCCGCAAACGGCCGCCGAGAAGCTGCTCGTCCCCGGGGAGGACGCCGGCGAGCGCCTCGACCGATTCCTGGCGCGCGCGCTGTCGGTCCAGGTGGAGCGCGCCCGCGCGCTGGTGGCGCAGGGGCGAGTGCGCATCCGGGGCCGCACCTGCTCGCCCCACCGCAAGCTCTTCGGCGGCGAGGAGGTGGAGGTGACGCGGCCCGCGCCGCGGGCCGCGGCGGCGGCGGCGGACGAGCCGGCGCTGGCGGCGCTCTTCGACGACCCCGACTGCCTGGTGGTGGACAAGCCGGCCGGGCTGCCGGTGGAGCCCGCGCGGCCGGGGGCGCCCTCGGCGGTCGGCGCGGCGAGCCGGCTCGGCCGCTTCGACGTCGCCGGGCGGGCGCTCCCGGGGCTCGCCCACCGGCTCGACCGCGACACGAGCGGCTGCCTCCTGCTCGCCCGGCACGACCGGGCGCTGGCCGCGCTCAAGGGCGCCTTCGAGGCGGGCCGCGTGGAGAAGAGCTACCTCGCGCTGGTGGCGGGGACGCCGCCGGACGAGGGCCGTCTCGACACGCCCTACGCGCGCGACCCCGCCGACCCGCGCCGCTTCACCGGCCGGGTCGCCTCCGCGCGCCGGGCCCGCCTCCGATACCGGGTGCGGGAGCGGCTCCGCGGCGCGGCGCTCGTGGAGGTGCGGCTCGAGACCGGGCGCACGCACCAGATCCGGGTCCAGCTCTCCGAGGCGGGCTACCCGGTGCTGGGGGACGCGGTGTACGGAGTCGCCGCGCCGGGGCTCGCGCGGCAGGCGCTGCACGCCTGGCGGCTGGCGTTCCCGGCGCCCTCCGGAGCGGCGGTGGCGGTGGAGGCGCCCGTCCCGGCGGACCTGGCGCGGGCGGTGGCGGCCTTGCGAGAGGAGCCTCGCGGTTGA
- a CDS encoding HIT family protein, producing MAADPNHPCLACRIVAGEARPAGGIVWRGDGLTVHGVADACPIPGWLVLTSDRHARALYDLQPAELAALGPAAARVMRAQQAALGAEHVYALALGDVLRHFHLHLVPRFADTPARLRGRGAFDARPEDALPAWRVVAAAEAVRRALATGG from the coding sequence GTGGCCGCCGACCCCAACCACCCGTGCCTGGCCTGCCGGATCGTGGCCGGAGAAGCGCGCCCGGCCGGCGGGATCGTCTGGCGTGGCGACGGGCTCACCGTCCACGGCGTGGCCGACGCCTGTCCCATCCCGGGCTGGCTGGTCCTGACGAGCGACCGGCACGCGCGGGCGCTCTACGACCTGCAGCCCGCCGAGCTCGCCGCGCTCGGGCCGGCCGCGGCGCGCGTCATGCGGGCCCAGCAGGCGGCGCTCGGCGCCGAGCACGTGTACGCGCTCGCGCTGGGCGACGTGCTCCGCCACTTCCACCTGCACCTCGTGCCCCGCTTCGCGGACACCCCCGCGCGGCTCCGCGGCCGCGGCGCCTTCGACGCGCGCCCGGAGGACGCCCTCCCGGCCTGGCGGGTGGTGGCGGCGGCGGAGGCGGTCCGCCGCGCCCTCGCCACTGGCGGCTGA